A genomic region of Glycine max cultivar Williams 82 chromosome 15, Glycine_max_v4.0, whole genome shotgun sequence contains the following coding sequences:
- the LOC100818838 gene encoding uncharacterized protein At1g10890: MPRDLSRSRSPPYRRRHSPSPVGHRYSRRSRRDRSRSPYSSYSYSRRKSRSISPRGHRSPSTTPRRGRSRSPSAKRYRRHRSRSSSLSPTRKSSSPSLVSVEHKSATEKQKKEEEKKRRQLEAELKLIEEETAKRVEEAIRKRVEESLKSEEVQVEIERRLEEGRKRLNDEVAAQLEKEKEAALIEAKQKEEQARKEKEDLERMLEENRRKVEEAQRREALEQQRREEERYKELEEMQRQKEEAMRKKKQEEEQERLNQIKLLGKNKSRPKLSFAFGSK, translated from the exons ATGCCTCGAGACTTGTCACGATCCCGATCGCCTCCCTATAGGCGGAGGCATTCACCATCTCCTGTGGGACACAGGTATAGCAGGAGGAGCAGAAGAGACAGAAGCAGATCTCCTTATTCGTCCTACTCTTACAGCAG GCGAAAAAGTCGTTCTATTTCACCAAGAGGTCACAGAAGTCCTTCTACAACTCCAAGACGTGGTAGAAGCCGATCTCCATCTGCTAAACGATACAGAAGACATAGAAGTAGGAGTTCCTCATTGTCTCCTACTCGTAAATCTTCCAGTCCAAGTCTTGTGTCAGTAGAGCACAAAAGTGCCactgaaaaacaaaagaaagaagaagagaagaaaag GCGTCAACTAGAAGCAGAGTTGAAATTAATAGAAGAAGAGACTGCAAAGAGAGTTGAAGAAGCAATACGTAAGAGAGTTGAAGAAAGCTTGAAATCTGAGGAGGTTCAGGTGGAGATTGAAAGGCGGTTGGAAGAGGGACGGAAGAGACTTAATGATGAAGTTGCAGCTcaacttgaaaaagaaaaagaagctgCCCTTATTGAGGCTAAACAGAAGGAg GAGCAAGCccgtaaagagaaagaagatcTTGAAAGGATGCTTGAGGAGAACCGGAGGAAGGTTGAAGAAGCTCAGAGAAGGGAAGCTTTAGAGCAGCAAAGAAGGGAGGAAGAACGATATAAAGAGCTGGAAGAGATGCAAAGACAGAAGGAAGAAGCCATGCGAAAAAAGAAACAGGAGGAGGAGCAAGAACGTCTAAACCAAATAAAGTTGTTGGGTAAAAACAAATCCCGACCAAAATTGTCATTTGCTTTTGGATCCAAATGA
- the LOC100306561 gene encoding uncharacterized protein LOC100306561 codes for MEALLSQFTFLSDQALQDKNFDPSTIEDLMKLFEIESYKAWAAAELEQEKEVEEAEAGMEEAEEYLDSVMESAMDEFRRFEEELERMSKNEMEGLVQTAERARKMGNLMEKGASIASKKYIEAALNSATASMKSAWKGLSSGKVHPS; via the coding sequence ATGGAAGCTCTGCTCTCCCAATTCACCTTCCTCTCAGACCAGGCCCTACAAGACAAGAACTTCGATCCTTCGACAATCGAAGATCTAATGAAGCTGTTCGAGATCGAGTCCTACAAGGCATGGGCAGCAGCTGAGCTTGAGCAAGAGAAAGAGGTGGAAGAAGCAGAGGCTGGCATGGAAGAAGCTGAGGAGTACCTTGACTCAGTGATGGAGAGTGCCATGGATGAGTTTAGACGCTTTGAAGAGGAGCTAGAGAGGATGTCAAAGAATGAAATGGAAGGCTTGGTTCAAACTGCTGAGAGAGCCAGAAAAATGGGAAATTTGATGGAAAAAGGTGCCTCTATTGCTTCCAAGAAGTATATTGAGGCTGCTCTTAATTCAGCCACTGCTTCCATGAAATCAGCTTGGAAAGGACTCTCTTCTGGAAAGGTTCATCCTTCTTAA